The proteins below come from a single Vanessa atalanta chromosome 21, ilVanAtal1.2, whole genome shotgun sequence genomic window:
- the LOC125072279 gene encoding 40S ribosomal protein S16 — translation MAAVQEARREPIQAVQVFGRKKTATAVAYCKRGHGVLRVNGRPLDLVEPRLLQYKLQEPILLLGKEKFSGVDIRVTVKGGGHVAQVYAIRQAISKALIAFYQKYVDEASKKEIKDILVQYDRSLLVADPRRCEPKKFGGPGARARYQKSYR, via the exons ATGGCTGCCGTGCAAGAG GCGAGACGCGAACCAATTCAGGCCGTCCAAGTCTTCGGACGCAAG aaaaccGCAACAGCCGTAGCTTACTGCAAGCGCGGTCATGGAGTACTTCGTGTAAACGGACGTCCACTAGATTTAGTGGAGCCCCGTCTACTTCAATACAAATTACAGGAGCCTATCCTTCTGCTTGGCAAG GAAAAGTTCTCCGGTGTCGACATCAGAGTCACCGTCAAGGGAGGTGGTCACGTCGCCCAGGTCTACGCCATCAGACAAGCTATTTCCAAGGCTCTTATTGCCTTTTATCAAAAAT ATGTAGATGAAGCATCAAAGAAGGAAATCAAAGATATCCTCGTTCAATACGACAGAAGTTTGTTGGTCGCCGACCCCAGGCGCTGCGAGCCCAAGAAATTCGGTGGTCCAGGTGCTCGTGCCAGATACCAGAAATCTTACCGTTAA
- the LOC125072278 gene encoding myosin light chain kinase, smooth muscle-like: protein MIHVDESDPVGEIEPPFPCRDVTIKRNTDVNDFFDMLSEIGRGKFGTVYLCREKSTGLELAAKLVSVNRRDERRNVEREVDVMRRLRHPRLIQLYDAYDWGKYMCVVLELITGGELFERVIDEDFVLTERACTVFMRQICEGIEFVHRQNILHLDMKPENILCLTKAGNRIKIIDFGLARFYDPEKKLQVLFGTPEFVAPEVVNFDQIGYGTDMWSIGVICYVLLSGLSPFMGETDIETMANVTIAKYDYDDEAFNEISEDAKDFISKLLVKDKESRPSATECLRHQWLRKRTPVKQDKPRQQPQLSPKHELDVAKDNLRLFVERWSEHPNSPYVFDIEAQEILCLVNGNCERSSIGGCSPSPRSSLSSSPDVVFDEDDLEPPPLRDPTHTTRYNPVERRASDSSCFMHKKQDIFVRKNLAEEIKKLSDHLFMLSTMNTDLANNNNMKEVDKNVSEIKKFSKEDKKVPNGFKTETKSSITKTMTNGNATTSEKKVFTSKSSHKISSTFLADKEPEKPMTSKMPWARSTRSKRVTTTSRDVPDQPIERRNTFFEEFDRRRDRIDKLVNGFENGRQLPYRRGDENNAHRTKDLLLHLLEKWGENEDVEGERTAGGTSNGGRHQSISLEWSQSNQLAQNSMSSLHAFFKRQSSDEKVQKKNVTAKVSSSK, encoded by the exons aaataGAGCCGCCGTTTCCCTGTCGAGATGTCACGATCAAAAGGAATACGGATGTTAACGACTTCTTCGATATGCTATCGGAGATCGGCCG GGGCAAATTTGGCACAGTATACCTCTGCAGAGAGAAAAGCACCGGCTTAGAACTCGCAGCGAAACTGGTCTCCGTCAATCGAAGAGATGAAAGAAGAAATGTTGAACGAGAAGTCGATGTGATGAGACGCCTCCGACATCCGAGGCTGATACAGCTGTACGACGCTTATGACTGGGGGAAGTACATGTGCGTCGTTTTAGAACT AATCACGGGAGGAGAATTATTCGAGCGCGTGATCGACGAGGACTTTGTCTTGACGGAGCGAGCGTGCACTGTGTTCATGCGGCAAATATGCGAGGGAATTGAATTCGTGCACAGGCAGAATATACTGCACCTCGATATGAAG cCAGAAAATATTCTGTGCCTAACAAAAGCGGGAAATCGGATAAAAATCATCGATTTCGGCCTCGCTCGCTTCTACGACCCAGAAAAGAAGTTGCAAGTACTATTCGGTACTCCCGAGTTCGTTGCGCCCGAAGTAGTTAATTTCGACCAAATCGGTTACGGCACAGATATGTGGTCTATTGGAGTTATCTGTTACGTTCT tttaTCTGGCTTATCACCGTTCATGGGCGAAACGGATATAGAAACAATGGCGAATGTGACTATAGCTAAATATGATTACGATGATGAAGCATTCAACGAGATATCTGAAGACGCCAAAGACTTCATCAGCAAACTACTCGTGAAAGACAAAGA GTCACGTCCCAGTGCTACGGAGTGTTTACGACACCAGTGGCTCAGAAAAAGAACACCAGTGAAGCAAGACAAACCCAGACAACAACCGCAGCTCTCACCCAAACATGAACTTGATGTAGCCAAAGACAATTTAAGACTCTTCGTAGAACGATGGAGCGAACATCCCAATTCCCCATACGTATTTGACATTGAAGCACAGGAGATCCTTTGTCTTGTAAATGGAAATTGCGAGAGGTCATCCATTGGTGGCTGTTCTCCGTCTCCGAGAAGTTCTCTTAGTAGTTCCCCAGATGTCGTTTTCGATGAAGATGATTTAGAACCACCACCTTTGAGAGATCCGACTCACACGACTAGATACAACCCAGTCGAAAGGAGAGCGTCAGACAGCAGTTGTTTCATGCACAAGAAACAAGAcatttttgtaagaaaaaactTAGCTGAAGAAATCAAAAAATTGTCAGACCATCTATTTATGTTGTCGACTATGAATACGGATCTAGCCAACAACAATAACATGAAAGAAGTTGATAAAAACGTTTCTGAAATTAAGAAATTCAGCAAAGAAGATAAAAAAGTACCAAATGGCTTTAAAACTGAAACCAAATCGAGCATCACAAAAACTATGACAAATGGTAACGCGACGACCAGTGAGAAAAAAGTATTCACATCGAAATCTAGTCATAAAATAAGCTCGACGTTTCTCGCAGATAAAGAACCTGAGAAGCCAATGACAAGCAAAATGCCATGGGCGAGGTCGACGAGATCGAAGAGAGTGACCACTACGAGTAGAGATGTCCCAGACCAACCGATTGAAAGACGCAACACATTTTTCGAGGAATTCGATCGCAGACGCGATAGGATAGACAAACTAGTGAATGGTTTCGAAAATGGCAGACAATTGCCATACAGAAGAGGAGATGAAAACAATGCACACAGAACGAAAGACTTACTACTACATCTCCTTGAAAAATGGGGCGAAAACGAAGACGTCGAAGGAGAGAGAACCGCTGGTGGAACTTCAAATGGCGGAAGACACCAGTCGATCTCCTTGGAATGGTCACAATCCAACCAACTAGCGCAAAATTCCATGTCCAGTCTGCACGCTTTCTTCAAAAGACAATCATCGGACGAAAAAGTCCAAAAGAAAAATGTTACCGCGAAAGTTTCGAGTTCCAAGTGA